A window from Sinanaerobacter sp. ZZT-01 encodes these proteins:
- a CDS encoding cell division protein FtsA — protein sequence MKNESYNESYIDTEQIKQAEWNEKEMQPNHIFFALDIGTRSVVGMIGSKENDTYKVLDYEQAFHKVRAMRDGQIEDIDLVSRAVHQVKSALEARLGYSLNRVSIAAAGRALKTAKATAQQDISEDTPISTETIRSVEYQAISVAQEKFSEELSSQENNQSFSCVGYSVSGYWLDGYPISNLSGHKGKNICAEIIAAFLPFTIMRSLYAVTSRCHLEVENMTLEPIAAINAIVPKDIRLLNIAIADIGAGTTDIAISKNGSIIAYDMVTTAGDEITEALMKHYLVDFDTGERIKRSLSNAAGEISFFDILGTQYRLCAEDIIQIIYPALSELCNSIAKSIIKLNEGSPVAVFLIGGGSQIPGICKILSEKLELPENRVALGGLNPYKNIELCSEALLSPEFVTPIGIGAISLLYHGMDFFAITVNEKRIMLLDSNHITVLDALLLAGIKATSLMGISPRPLTYYLNGEKQVDRGEPPIAGELYRNGQPASIETPIQRGDSIIAIPAKNGISPQLTIADLLKKMDAEMDVTVNGTPMPPDYQIRSMDEINLIPKPQIEEIVSVANSSDPVHLDSMEQEKEEPMQQTKLEEEDKKDSKTISVCLNDHWIDLSYHTNQAPCFFDLLNYSDIDPEHPQGNLLLKLNGSDASFVTVLKDGDHAKIGWEKR from the coding sequence TTGAAAAACGAATCATATAATGAATCATATATAGATACAGAACAAATTAAACAAGCAGAATGGAACGAAAAAGAAATGCAGCCGAATCATATTTTTTTTGCTTTAGATATTGGTACTCGCTCTGTTGTTGGTATGATCGGAAGCAAGGAAAACGACACCTATAAAGTCTTAGATTACGAACAAGCTTTTCATAAAGTACGTGCCATGCGTGACGGTCAAATTGAAGATATAGATCTAGTCTCTCGTGCTGTTCACCAAGTAAAATCAGCCTTAGAAGCACGGCTTGGCTATTCTTTAAATCGTGTTTCAATTGCTGCTGCAGGTCGTGCTTTAAAAACAGCAAAAGCAACTGCACAACAAGATATTTCTGAGGATACACCAATCAGCACAGAAACCATACGTTCCGTTGAATACCAAGCAATTTCAGTTGCCCAAGAAAAATTTTCCGAAGAGCTTTCTTCACAAGAGAACAATCAATCTTTTTCTTGTGTTGGTTACAGCGTTTCAGGATACTGGCTTGATGGTTATCCGATCAGCAACTTAAGTGGACATAAAGGAAAAAATATTTGCGCAGAGATTATAGCGGCTTTTCTTCCGTTTACTATCATGCGAAGCTTATATGCGGTAACCAGCCGCTGTCATTTAGAAGTCGAAAATATGACATTGGAGCCGATTGCCGCAATCAATGCCATCGTGCCAAAAGACATCCGATTACTAAATATCGCCATTGCCGATATTGGTGCAGGAACAACGGATATCGCAATTTCAAAAAACGGGAGCATCATTGCCTATGACATGGTCACAACTGCCGGAGATGAAATCACAGAGGCCTTAATGAAGCACTATTTAGTTGATTTTGATACGGGGGAACGCATCAAACGTTCTCTAAGCAATGCGGCTGGTGAGATCTCTTTCTTCGACATCTTAGGAACACAGTACCGTTTATGTGCAGAGGATATCATTCAGATCATTTATCCCGCTCTTTCAGAGCTTTGCAACTCTATTGCGAAAAGCATTATAAAACTGAATGAAGGTTCCCCAGTAGCCGTTTTTCTGATTGGTGGGGGAAGCCAGATTCCAGGCATTTGTAAAATTTTATCTGAGAAACTGGAGCTTCCTGAAAATCGAGTTGCACTTGGCGGTTTAAATCCATATAAAAACATCGAATTATGCTCAGAGGCACTGCTTAGTCCCGAATTCGTCACACCGATTGGAATTGGTGCCATTTCCCTACTCTATCACGGTATGGATTTTTTCGCCATTACAGTGAATGAAAAAAGAATTATGCTCTTAGATTCCAATCACATCACTGTATTGGATGCACTGCTTTTAGCCGGTATTAAGGCGACCAGTTTAATGGGTATCTCCCCTCGCCCGCTTACTTACTATTTAAATGGTGAAAAACAAGTGGATCGAGGAGAACCTCCTATTGCCGGAGAACTCTATCGAAACGGTCAGCCTGCTTCTATTGAAACACCGATACAAAGAGGCGATTCTATTATTGCGATTCCTGCAAAAAATGGCATTTCTCCTCAATTAACAATTGCTGATCTGCTTAAAAAGATGGATGCAGAAATGGATGTTACTGTAAACGGCACTCCGATGCCACCCGATTATCAGATTAGATCTATGGACGAAATTAATCTGATACCGAAACCTCAAATTGAGGAAATCGTGTCAGTGGCAAACTCGAGCGATCCTGTGCATTTAGATTCCATGGAACAAGAAAAAGAAGAACCGATGCAGCAAACGAAACTTGAAGAAGAGGATAAAAAAGATTCAAAAACCATTTCCGTCTGTTTGAACGATCATTGGATTGACCTATCTTATCATACCAATCAAGCTCCCTGCTTTTTCGATCTGCTGAACTATTCCGATATTGATCCGGAACATCCGCAGGGTAATCTGCTTTTAAAATTAAATGGTTCTGATGCATCCTTTGTCACCGTATTAAAAGACGGAGATCATGCTAAAATCGGTTGGGAAAAACGATAA
- the flgK gene encoding flagellar hook-associated protein FlgK has protein sequence MLRSTFYGFTTALSALRTSQKALDVTGQNISNMNTSGYTRQRLDLYSVRSSGYGDRYATRSSSYIGQGVGVTNVSQARDPFLDVRFRREAAKLGQIDANLSVKEDLESIFDETQKTALQSRFQDLISQLQTLSDHSGAAEFDSIVRSSAESLTKLLRQYSNSLKSVREQEEYNMENVTVNKVNSLLNDIATLNKTIKESQIFGSSSLELLDQRNLLIDELSTYMNINVTTTPKEISKGIFVDELRIDLIGDNGAFCLLNDTDSVDFSYEKKADGSVHISISDTFNADGDDTTQDLTDITEEFTTGIFKGALDALNKSGEFDTPPNDIRGIGYYEKSLDLLASTFAEAFNAANSVENPSFDPSQPESPTNQRYTEYKPLFVSKTDPTGKVTAGNITIASGWLDSTYGINSSKVPPISSGDTSGANDNISYMIHLFDKDLDFTLTRSDGSTQTLFNGSFEEFNSNICNVLSLDVKALNSSIDSYLASVNSIADLRDSVSAVSLDEEGINLLHFQKSYNAAARLMTTLDEALDTIINRMGTVGL, from the coding sequence ATGCTCCGTTCAACCTTTTACGGATTTACAACTGCACTTTCTGCTTTACGCACAAGCCAAAAAGCACTGGATGTCACCGGTCAAAATATATCCAATATGAATACTTCTGGATATACGAGGCAGCGCTTAGATTTATATAGCGTCCGCTCTTCAGGCTACGGTGACCGCTATGCTACGAGAAGTTCCAGCTATATTGGACAAGGTGTAGGCGTAACTAATGTTTCGCAGGCACGAGATCCGTTTTTAGATGTTCGCTTTCGAAGAGAAGCCGCTAAATTAGGACAAATAGATGCTAATTTAAGTGTCAAGGAAGACTTGGAAAGCATATTTGACGAAACACAAAAAACTGCACTGCAATCACGATTTCAGGATTTGATCTCACAGCTGCAAACACTTTCGGACCACTCCGGTGCTGCAGAATTTGATAGTATTGTTCGATCTTCAGCAGAATCGCTTACAAAATTGCTGCGCCAATATTCTAATTCACTTAAATCTGTACGAGAACAAGAAGAATATAATATGGAGAATGTGACAGTCAACAAAGTAAATAGCTTATTGAATGATATTGCAACCTTAAATAAGACTATAAAAGAAAGTCAAATATTTGGCAGTTCTTCTTTGGAATTATTAGATCAAAGAAACTTGCTGATTGATGAATTGTCCACTTATATGAACATAAATGTTACAACTACTCCAAAAGAAATATCAAAAGGAATTTTTGTCGACGAGCTTCGGATTGATCTAATCGGCGATAATGGTGCATTCTGCCTATTAAACGACACCGATTCGGTTGATTTTTCTTATGAAAAAAAAGCCGATGGTTCTGTACATATTTCTATTTCAGATACATTCAATGCTGATGGTGATGATACGACGCAAGATCTGACTGATATTACAGAAGAATTTACCACAGGAATTTTTAAAGGAGCCTTAGATGCGTTAAATAAATCAGGAGAATTTGATACTCCTCCAAACGATATTCGTGGAATTGGTTATTATGAAAAGAGTTTGGATTTATTAGCCTCTACCTTCGCAGAAGCATTTAACGCCGCAAATTCTGTTGAAAATCCATCCTTTGATCCATCCCAACCAGAAAGCCCTACTAATCAAAGATACACGGAATACAAACCGTTATTCGTTTCAAAAACAGACCCTACCGGTAAGGTTACAGCAGGAAACATAACCATTGCTTCAGGTTGGTTAGACTCAACTTATGGGATCAATAGCAGTAAAGTCCCCCCTATCAGCAGTGGTGACACATCCGGTGCAAACGATAATATTTCTTATATGATCCATCTATTTGACAAAGACCTTGATTTCACTCTGACTCGATCAGATGGCTCAACACAAACCCTCTTTAATGGTAGTTTTGAAGAGTTTAATTCTAATATTTGCAACGTTCTTTCTCTAGACGTAAAGGCACTGAACTCATCTATTGATTCTTACCTAGCTTCGGTAAATAGCATTGCAGATTTACGAGATAGCGTATCAGCAGTATCTTTGGATGAAGAAGGCATAAACCTTCTGCACTTCCAAAAATCTTATAA
- a CDS encoding collagen-like protein, with product MKKRNENYLSHENYLSHQNYFNNFDENRLCTGSTEIEEISSTNSFDQRSNCRYNECCCCRDQEGPRGKPGPPGPQGEPGPQGEAGPEGPQGEPGPQGEAGPEGPQGEPGPQGEAGPEGPQGVPGPQGEAGPEGEPGPVGETQLLEGFSAFKNPLAVTDSAQLSGWEVTFPYFTSLNFDPATGDYTVPATGRYLLQATVTYYTTASVSASLGSDVNPAFVIWRTAPGLTTLVRGQLPIFDVNSPLVTLRTVLGSGTVTLAGEAELNAGDIIGLYYIANGLTISLTLGGDDNHGIVWSINRLT from the coding sequence ATGAAAAAAAGAAATGAAAATTATTTATCTCATGAAAATTATTTATCTCATCAAAATTATTTTAATAATTTTGATGAGAATAGGCTTTGCACTGGTTCCACTGAAATAGAAGAGATTAGTAGTACGAACAGTTTTGATCAAAGAAGTAACTGTAGATATAATGAATGCTGTTGTTGTAGAGATCAAGAAGGGCCACGAGGCAAACCAGGACCACCAGGGCCGCAAGGAGAGCCGGGTCCACAGGGAGAAGCAGGACCGGAAGGGCCGCAAGGAGAGCCGGGTCCACAGGGAGAAGCAGGACCGGAAGGGCCGCAAGGAGAGCCGGGTCCACAGGGAGAAGCAGGACCGGAAGGACCGCAAGGAGTGCCGGGTCCACAGGGAGAAGCAGGGCCGGAAGGAGAACCGGGCCCTGTCGGCGAAACGCAGCTGCTTGAAGGATTCTCAGCCTTTAAAAATCCTTTGGCTGTTACTGATAGTGCACAACTGAGCGGGTGGGAAGTTACATTTCCTTATTTTACTAGTTTAAATTTTGATCCTGCAACAGGCGACTACACGGTCCCTGCAACAGGCCGCTATCTGCTTCAAGCCACCGTCACTTATTATACCACGGCAAGCGTCAGCGCTTCGCTGGGGAGTGATGTTAACCCCGCTTTCGTGATATGGCGCACAGCACCCGGCTTAACGACCCTTGTTAGAGGGCAACTCCCGATTTTTGATGTTAATTCACCGTTGGTGACTCTGCGCACAGTTTTAGGGAGCGGCACTGTTACCCTTGCAGGGGAAGCGGAGCTCAACGCCGGAGATATTATTGGACTTTACTATATTGCAAACGGTTTGACGATTTCACTGACATTAGGTGGTGATGACAATCATGGTATTGTATGGTCAATCAACCGTTTAACCTGA
- a CDS encoding flagellar protein FlgN: MNDGLNFYKIMEEIMNLVDSVITIENQKLDAIASNDISELDRIMKEEQAIILQLRGLEKKRDRIQDDLGLSSLTFREMIDRNTLSNSKELATLYQQMNEKMKEVKTVTDCTKKYIELHLHGLDTLITNLQNGNSNVNYNKIGEKQPREMTPRFTRIKI; the protein is encoded by the coding sequence ATGAATGATGGTCTTAATTTTTATAAAATAATGGAAGAAATTATGAATTTGGTCGATTCGGTTATCACTATAGAAAATCAAAAATTAGACGCAATTGCTTCTAACGATATATCTGAATTGGACCGTATTATGAAGGAGGAACAAGCAATTATCCTTCAATTACGTGGTTTAGAGAAAAAACGGGATAGAATCCAAGATGATTTAGGGCTCTCTTCACTGACATTTCGCGAAATGATAGATAGAAACACACTATCAAATTCAAAAGAGCTTGCAACGCTGTATCAGCAAATGAACGAAAAAATGAAAGAAGTAAAAACAGTAACCGACTGTACAAAAAAATACATTGAACTTCATTTACACGGTTTAGATACCTTAATTACGAACTTACAAAATGGTAATAGCAATGTAAATTATAATAAAATCGGGGAAAAACAGCCGCGTGAAATGACACCTAGATTTACGCGCATCAAAATCTAA